A stretch of the Tautonia marina genome encodes the following:
- a CDS encoding dual specificity protein phosphatase family protein: MLSRRRLILRWTLIVAAGLFAVEQTWRHTYDYVLPEQFAVVDEGKVYRGAWQMTWPMKRIVREHGIKTVVALAHPPGSDWVKQEAALAEEMGFQFVHVPIVDDRTDEESELLYDRIEEAADAIANPANQPVYFHCHHGVNRASMVHMAYRMLYEDYTIDEAEAEIARQFGLKKVDKGPDYRHMRGFYEDRVLPRRLARAKGETAPHQDRGSEQPSVRQ; encoded by the coding sequence ATGCTTTCGCGCCGCCGCCTCATTCTTCGCTGGACCCTGATCGTCGCCGCTGGGCTGTTCGCGGTCGAGCAAACCTGGCGTCACACGTATGATTACGTTCTGCCCGAGCAGTTCGCCGTGGTGGACGAAGGCAAGGTCTACCGCGGGGCCTGGCAGATGACCTGGCCCATGAAGCGGATCGTCCGTGAACATGGGATCAAGACCGTTGTGGCGCTGGCTCATCCTCCCGGAAGTGACTGGGTGAAGCAGGAAGCCGCCCTGGCCGAGGAGATGGGGTTTCAGTTCGTTCACGTTCCGATCGTCGATGACCGGACGGATGAGGAGAGCGAACTTCTCTACGACCGCATCGAGGAAGCCGCCGACGCCATCGCCAACCCGGCCAATCAGCCGGTCTACTTTCATTGCCACCACGGGGTGAACCGGGCCTCGATGGTCCACATGGCGTACCGGATGCTCTACGAGGATTACACGATCGACGAGGCCGAGGCCGAGATTGCCCGCCAATTCGGCTTGAAGAAGGTGGACAAGGGACCGGATTATCGCCACATGCGGGGGTTCTACGAGGACCGAGTGCTTCCTCGACGCCTGGCTCGGGCCAAGGGAGAGACGGCCCCTCACCAGGATCGGGGCAGTGAGCAACCTTCCGTCCGTCAATAA
- a CDS encoding N-acetyltransferase: MKIRPAKVGDVPTINDLIRTFADRKLMIRRSLGELYESIREFVVAVDENGTVVGCAALHVFWEDLAELKCLAVSETVQGRGVGRMLVDECWQAAREMDLDTVFTLTYVPEFFEKCGYRQIDKAELPHKIWNECVRCPLFPNCHETALIRTAEPVEEAVREAFAAASAGR, from the coding sequence TTGAAAATTCGCCCCGCCAAGGTCGGCGACGTGCCGACGATCAACGACTTGATCCGTACCTTTGCCGACCGCAAGCTGATGATCCGCCGATCGCTCGGCGAGCTGTACGAGTCGATCCGCGAGTTCGTCGTCGCGGTTGATGAGAACGGCACGGTGGTCGGTTGCGCGGCCTTGCACGTCTTCTGGGAAGATCTGGCCGAGCTGAAATGCCTGGCTGTCTCCGAGACGGTTCAAGGTCGGGGCGTGGGACGAATGCTGGTCGATGAGTGCTGGCAGGCGGCGCGAGAGATGGACCTGGATACGGTCTTCACCCTGACCTATGTGCCGGAATTTTTCGAGAAGTGCGGCTACCGCCAGATCGACAAGGCGGAACTGCCGCATAAAATCTGGAACGAGTGTGTCCGCTGTCCCCTGTTCCCGAACTGCCATGAGACGGCCTTGATCCGCACCGCCGAGCCGGTGGAGGAGGCGGTCCGGGAAGCCTTCGCTGCGGCTTCGGCGGGCCGTTGA
- a CDS encoding ArnT family glycosyltransferase — translation MPRTEATTPSKNAQTDSPPAREFPTSERRHSLRWGLVAGALALLLLVLTEPMLAIAWDEGYTLGRERRIRSWLTALVDPEGFAETWSPPTLELVQPDGPPPPGRLPVVPPTPEQLDTRAKLFDPEVIAYFWPFAREEPHGHPPFYAILGLIGDVVTPWRGDLARARLGPMLLISLAVGALFTFLDRRWGRWAAVVGASALVLQPRLFGHAHYAAYDAPLTALWVLAVLAFFRAAEDRSRRNPSWRWAVVLGMVIGAASATKLTGWFIPLPLLAWTLVFRDRRGLLALLAAGPVALMTIYAFLPPWWHDPIDGFTRFLASNTGRGQTIPIRVMYLGKIYRTPTESLPIDNTIVWTAMVTPIGFLLLALTGAVRSMVAHATERFGVLVTLNWLFLLALRAMPHVPGHDGVRLFLPAFGMLAIAAGIGAALVVRRLGRWGKGLAVVAVVEGVVSVAVMMPVPLSYYSPTVGGLPGAVRLGMEPTYYWDAMTDDVLEWIDAKTPPDRRVATATFPTSFFELNDSGRLRTPISPRAPEPPAWYVVQNRPGTLGVLEQRLLRDHEPVYVFEKFGVPLIWIFRYDDVEAIREEWASQPMMRSAIVP, via the coding sequence ATGCCGCGCACCGAAGCGACAACGCCTTCGAAGAACGCTCAGACCGATTCCCCTCCTGCGAGGGAGTTTCCCACGTCGGAACGTCGCCATTCGCTCCGATGGGGACTCGTCGCCGGAGCACTGGCGTTGCTCCTGCTGGTGCTGACCGAGCCGATGCTGGCGATTGCCTGGGACGAAGGATACACCCTTGGCCGTGAGCGGCGCATTCGGTCCTGGCTGACGGCGCTGGTCGATCCCGAGGGATTCGCCGAAACCTGGTCGCCGCCGACACTCGAACTGGTGCAGCCCGACGGACCCCCGCCGCCGGGTCGATTGCCGGTCGTCCCCCCGACACCCGAGCAGCTCGACACCCGGGCCAAGCTGTTCGACCCCGAGGTCATCGCCTACTTCTGGCCGTTTGCGCGCGAGGAGCCTCACGGACACCCGCCGTTTTACGCGATCCTGGGCCTCATCGGTGATGTAGTCACACCCTGGCGAGGAGACCTGGCCCGCGCCCGCCTGGGGCCGATGCTGCTGATCAGTCTGGCGGTGGGAGCGCTATTCACGTTCCTCGATCGTCGATGGGGCCGATGGGCGGCGGTGGTGGGGGCCTCGGCCCTGGTCCTGCAACCTCGGCTCTTTGGCCATGCCCATTATGCGGCATATGACGCTCCGCTGACGGCCCTCTGGGTGCTGGCGGTTCTTGCCTTTTTTCGAGCGGCCGAGGACCGATCACGACGGAACCCGAGCTGGCGATGGGCGGTTGTTCTGGGAATGGTCATCGGCGCCGCGTCGGCCACGAAGCTGACCGGATGGTTCATTCCGTTGCCGCTGCTGGCGTGGACGCTGGTCTTCCGCGATCGTCGGGGGTTGCTGGCCTTGCTGGCGGCGGGGCCGGTCGCGCTGATGACGATTTATGCGTTCCTTCCTCCCTGGTGGCACGATCCGATCGACGGCTTCACCCGGTTCCTGGCCTCGAACACCGGCCGGGGGCAGACGATCCCCATCCGGGTGATGTACCTCGGCAAAATCTACCGGACACCGACCGAATCGCTGCCGATTGACAACACGATCGTCTGGACGGCGATGGTTACGCCGATCGGGTTCCTGTTGCTTGCCCTGACGGGGGCGGTTCGTTCGATGGTGGCGCACGCGACCGAGCGATTCGGGGTCCTCGTCACGCTCAACTGGCTGTTCTTGCTCGCCCTGCGAGCGATGCCGCATGTGCCGGGGCACGATGGGGTCCGCCTGTTCTTGCCGGCGTTTGGGATGCTGGCCATTGCCGCAGGCATCGGCGCGGCCCTGGTGGTCAGGAGGCTCGGACGCTGGGGCAAAGGGCTTGCCGTGGTGGCGGTCGTCGAAGGGGTGGTCAGTGTCGCGGTGATGATGCCGGTCCCGCTCTCCTATTACAGCCCGACCGTGGGAGGATTGCCCGGCGCGGTTCGCCTGGGAATGGAGCCGACCTATTACTGGGACGCGATGACCGACGACGTCCTCGAATGGATTGATGCCAAGACCCCTCCGGATCGTCGCGTTGCCACGGCGACCTTCCCCACCTCCTTTTTTGAGCTGAACGACTCGGGCCGGTTGCGTACGCCCATCTCGCCCCGGGCTCCCGAACCTCCAGCCTGGTACGTCGTCCAGAACCGTCCGGGGACGCTCGGCGTGCTGGAGCAGCGTCTCTTGCGCGATCATGAACCGGTTTATGTGTTCGAGAAGTTCGGGGTTCCCTTGATCTGGATCTTTCGATACGACGACGTGGAAGCGATCCGGGAGGAGTGGGCCTCGCAACCGATGATGCGGAGTGCGATCGTGCCATGA
- a CDS encoding glycosyltransferase family 39 protein, whose product MSEPGTETRRRTWIGTLLVALVALAATVPTTGNFGLTWDEPAYRYSQLVSAQWWKQVGEVQSIEELEPLLDPDTLLYYWPYGRHGINFHPPLSGQLNLLTYAIFGNWVKDVPARRLASVFEYVLTITVLYHFLTRRYGIWVGLTAAGSLLTLPRVYGDAHIFGTDVPGMMIWLLTAIATWKGLTEPNARRFRVLVGVLLGLAFLVKMAAVMVLLPIVAWALVAHVPRELRQGGRAAWIDAIVTTAALLAPLLLAFLEIRRLASLLPPPNMTDLFMARPESRWPGTILLVPALIWCVRRLVAWVARGSRVWGVERPAMEVGWAILAFAPVVGWLGNPAWWRETLPRLAHYYLLSVDRQGALPDIRIYYLGETYLFSLPWHNGWVLIAATVPASILFASVLGLGYALRVVKRDRLPLYFLVHFLTLPVLRMLPTPAHDGVRLMLPCFPFLAAFAGWGAVWLADGIARLVRRGDRPTPFRVVLATAVLGWSAVQLVLIHPFELSYYNRLVGGPSGAWRRGFELSYWYDAFNPVTLRELNASLPPGAAIAPTNEFSQVPTFMELQTFGGLRSDLRLEPPADAFPFVWLLTHDSKANAYSRLLFAMKPFYERRPEQLGGLRVAAVSGPEDAARAWALQLLASDARPPRDPQAPLPDWLRQTLPWLARFWGEGLTRPPLPGVLEESFTWASSDPEGLRAAAQALVEGRSAEVPGAAKLRAILNRFGATFADDLLKRRPEALFEAVEILISRPDDLRQVLTTPGYTDPERIGGPLVPESSQREPG is encoded by the coding sequence ATGAGCGAGCCCGGAACCGAGACCCGCCGACGAACCTGGATCGGGACACTTCTGGTGGCGCTGGTCGCCCTGGCGGCGACCGTTCCCACGACCGGAAACTTCGGCCTGACCTGGGACGAACCGGCTTACCGCTACAGCCAGCTGGTTTCGGCTCAGTGGTGGAAGCAAGTGGGTGAGGTTCAATCGATCGAGGAACTGGAACCACTGCTTGATCCCGACACACTGCTCTATTACTGGCCTTACGGTCGGCACGGAATCAACTTTCATCCTCCCCTGTCGGGACAGCTCAACCTGTTGACTTATGCGATTTTCGGGAACTGGGTCAAAGATGTTCCTGCGCGTCGGCTCGCGTCGGTGTTTGAATATGTCCTGACCATTACGGTTCTGTATCATTTCCTGACACGGCGCTATGGGATCTGGGTGGGCCTGACCGCCGCGGGGTCGCTTCTGACCCTGCCCCGCGTGTACGGAGACGCCCACATCTTCGGGACCGACGTGCCAGGCATGATGATCTGGCTGCTGACGGCGATCGCGACCTGGAAGGGCCTGACCGAACCGAACGCTCGACGATTTCGGGTCCTGGTGGGGGTTCTGCTGGGCCTTGCCTTCCTGGTGAAGATGGCGGCCGTGATGGTCTTGCTGCCGATCGTCGCCTGGGCGTTGGTGGCCCACGTGCCGAGGGAACTCCGCCAGGGAGGGCGAGCGGCCTGGATTGACGCCATTGTGACGACCGCCGCGTTGCTTGCCCCGCTGCTCCTCGCGTTCCTGGAGATCCGGCGTCTGGCGTCGCTCTTGCCTCCGCCGAACATGACGGATCTGTTTATGGCGAGGCCAGAGAGTCGATGGCCTGGAACGATCCTGCTGGTTCCGGCCCTGATCTGGTGCGTTCGACGGTTGGTCGCGTGGGTCGCGCGTGGGTCTCGGGTCTGGGGAGTCGAGCGGCCGGCGATGGAAGTCGGTTGGGCGATTCTTGCCTTCGCTCCGGTCGTCGGCTGGCTCGGCAATCCGGCCTGGTGGCGGGAGACGTTGCCGAGGCTGGCCCACTACTACCTTTTGAGCGTCGATCGTCAGGGAGCCTTGCCCGATATTCGCATCTATTATCTAGGTGAGACGTACTTGTTCAGCCTGCCCTGGCACAACGGGTGGGTCTTGATCGCCGCGACGGTCCCGGCGTCGATTCTCTTCGCGAGTGTGCTGGGTTTGGGCTATGCGCTTCGGGTGGTCAAACGTGATCGGTTGCCGCTCTATTTTCTCGTGCATTTCCTCACGTTACCCGTCCTCCGGATGCTTCCGACCCCGGCGCACGACGGCGTCCGCCTGATGCTGCCCTGCTTCCCGTTTCTGGCGGCGTTCGCGGGCTGGGGAGCGGTCTGGCTTGCCGACGGAATCGCTCGACTGGTCCGCAGGGGAGATCGACCGACGCCGTTCCGGGTGGTTCTGGCCACCGCCGTGCTGGGCTGGTCGGCGGTCCAATTGGTGCTGATCCACCCCTTCGAACTGTCGTACTACAATCGGCTGGTCGGTGGGCCGTCAGGTGCCTGGAGGCGAGGCTTCGAACTGTCGTACTGGTACGATGCCTTCAATCCCGTCACGCTCCGAGAGCTCAACGCGAGCTTGCCGCCCGGCGCGGCAATCGCACCCACCAACGAATTCTCGCAAGTGCCGACATTCATGGAATTGCAAACGTTCGGCGGGTTGCGGTCGGACCTGCGCCTCGAACCACCCGCCGACGCCTTTCCGTTCGTCTGGCTCCTGACGCACGATTCGAAGGCCAATGCCTACTCGCGCTTGCTCTTTGCCATGAAGCCGTTTTACGAGCGTCGGCCGGAGCAACTGGGAGGGCTTCGGGTGGCGGCCGTTTCCGGCCCCGAGGACGCGGCGCGAGCCTGGGCCTTGCAACTGCTGGCGAGCGATGCCCGGCCTCCGCGCGATCCACAGGCCCCGCTTCCCGACTGGCTTCGCCAGACACTTCCCTGGCTGGCCCGATTCTGGGGAGAAGGGCTGACGCGACCTCCGTTGCCGGGAGTGCTGGAGGAGAGCTTCACCTGGGCCTCGTCCGATCCTGAGGGGCTCCGGGCCGCGGCGCAGGCCCTGGTTGAAGGACGATCGGCCGAGGTTCCCGGGGCTGCGAAGCTTCGCGCCATCCTGAATCGGTTTGGGGCCACCTTTGCCGATGACCTGCTGAAGCGCCGCCCCGAAGCGCTCTTCGAGGCTGTCGAAATCCTCATCTCCCGGCCCGACGACCTTCGTCAAGTGCTCACGACACCCGGCTACACGGATCCGGAACGGATCGGTGGTCCTTTGGTGCCTGAGTCGTCACAACGCGAGCCAGGTTGA
- a CDS encoding DUF2780 domain-containing protein: MSDLFSALQSRTGLAPETLESGVGALLNFIKERLPAERFAQIESAIPQAEAAISAFLSSQSSPGMLEKVSGLVGSLLGDKAGDLPELFEMLSRSGLSIDQAKSFLPAAIEMLNERLPADLIDQILARLPGLGEALKQADA, encoded by the coding sequence ATGTCCGACCTGTTCTCCGCCCTGCAATCGCGGACCGGTTTGGCCCCTGAAACGCTTGAATCGGGGGTTGGGGCGCTCCTGAACTTCATCAAGGAGCGTTTGCCGGCCGAACGTTTTGCGCAAATCGAGTCGGCCATTCCGCAAGCCGAGGCGGCGATCTCGGCGTTTCTCTCGAGCCAATCGTCGCCGGGAATGCTTGAAAAAGTGAGTGGGCTCGTGGGGAGCTTGCTGGGAGATAAGGCCGGCGACCTGCCCGAGCTCTTTGAGATGCTTTCACGATCCGGGCTGTCCATCGACCAGGCCAAGTCATTTCTTCCGGCGGCGATCGAGATGTTGAACGAACGGCTTCCCGCCGATCTGATCGATCAAATCTTGGCGCGCTTGCCAGGTCTGGGAGAGGCATTGAAACAGGCCGACGCATGA
- the lpxD gene encoding UDP-3-O-(3-hydroxymyristoyl)glucosamine N-acyltransferase: MAATIQELASMVRGRVIGDPEATINAAKPVTEAGPGDLTFLADERYAKALVISPATAVLIAKTFTIPEPADRSPSLTFIVVDDPRAAFMVLHAHLRGAQAERWVGIDPRAVVSPSAKIGQQVAIYPYAVIGDDAEIGDGCTIGPGSVIGSRSRLGQNVTLHANVVIYEDVVIGDRGILHAGVVIGADGFGYQFVDGRHAKVPQSGGVVIEEDVEIGANSCVDRGTFGPTRIGPGTKIDNLAQIGHNVKLGKHTIVCAQVGIAGSVVSGDYVVMGGQVGIADHRTIGDGAQLCAQAGVNRDVAPKVTVFGTPAVPLRQLMQMHSLSMKLPDMKRQLKQLAAEVQRLSSAIDDAEATDSPANPNSSAA, from the coding sequence GTGGCCGCCACGATTCAAGAGCTTGCGTCAATGGTTCGGGGTCGCGTCATCGGCGATCCCGAGGCAACAATCAACGCCGCAAAACCGGTGACCGAGGCCGGTCCCGGCGACCTGACCTTCCTGGCCGATGAACGTTATGCGAAGGCGCTGGTAATCTCTCCCGCCACGGCGGTGTTGATCGCCAAGACGTTCACCATTCCCGAACCGGCCGATCGATCGCCTTCCCTGACGTTTATCGTCGTGGATGACCCTCGAGCGGCGTTCATGGTCCTTCATGCGCATCTCCGAGGCGCCCAGGCCGAACGTTGGGTGGGGATCGACCCGCGAGCGGTCGTTTCCCCCTCGGCGAAGATCGGCCAACAGGTCGCCATCTATCCCTATGCCGTGATCGGCGACGACGCCGAGATCGGCGATGGCTGCACGATCGGCCCCGGGAGTGTCATCGGGTCCAGGTCCCGATTGGGCCAAAATGTGACGCTGCATGCCAACGTGGTCATCTACGAAGATGTGGTCATCGGCGATCGTGGGATTCTTCATGCCGGAGTGGTCATCGGAGCCGACGGCTTCGGTTATCAGTTCGTTGACGGCCGGCACGCCAAGGTGCCGCAAAGTGGCGGCGTGGTGATCGAGGAAGACGTGGAGATCGGGGCGAATTCCTGCGTGGACCGAGGAACCTTCGGCCCGACCCGCATCGGCCCTGGCACGAAGATCGACAACCTCGCGCAGATTGGCCACAACGTCAAGCTCGGGAAGCACACGATCGTGTGCGCCCAGGTTGGCATCGCCGGCAGTGTTGTGTCGGGTGATTACGTCGTGATGGGTGGGCAGGTTGGCATCGCCGACCACCGGACCATCGGCGACGGGGCCCAGCTCTGTGCCCAGGCGGGGGTGAATCGAGACGTGGCACCGAAGGTCACCGTCTTCGGCACTCCGGCCGTGCCGCTCCGCCAGCTGATGCAAATGCATTCGCTCAGCATGAAACTGCCGGATATGAAACGGCAATTGAAGCAGCTTGCGGCCGAGGTTCAGCGCCTCTCCAGCGCGATTGACGACGCTGAGGCCACCGACTCGCCGGCGAATCCCAACTCCTCCGCGGCCTGA
- a CDS encoding LpxI family protein, producing the protein MSATLNARSHPTAVSMEPSGSRVVGLLAGSGRFPILFAEAARRQGLSVACVGIKGEAPEVLAELCDSFDVVPVTTPTRIIGAFKRRGARELVMAGKVHKTAMYTPFLFWHAISDPRAVRIWFYGALRRNKKDDTILLTVIDEFAKDGLSFRSALDFCPELLVNHGVLSRRRPSRSELDDIRFGWELAKEMGRLDVGQSVAVKDCAAIAVEAIEGTDRCIERAGQLCRSGGWSLVKVAKPQQDMRFDVPTIGISTIENLHKAGARVLAIEAGKTIVIDQPEVIALADRLGIALVALDGAEVEAPAA; encoded by the coding sequence GTGTCCGCAACACTCAATGCCCGATCGCATCCCACCGCCGTCTCGATGGAACCCTCCGGCTCCCGAGTGGTTGGGTTGCTGGCCGGAAGCGGCCGCTTCCCGATCCTCTTTGCCGAAGCGGCCAGGCGGCAGGGGCTGTCGGTCGCCTGTGTCGGCATCAAGGGAGAGGCTCCCGAGGTGCTGGCCGAGCTTTGCGATTCGTTCGACGTGGTCCCCGTGACCACGCCGACCCGGATCATCGGCGCGTTCAAGCGTCGAGGGGCCCGAGAGCTGGTCATGGCCGGCAAGGTCCACAAGACGGCCATGTACACGCCGTTCTTGTTCTGGCACGCGATCAGTGATCCCCGAGCCGTCCGCATCTGGTTCTACGGCGCCTTGCGCAGGAACAAGAAGGACGACACGATTCTGTTGACCGTCATCGATGAGTTTGCCAAGGACGGCCTGAGCTTTCGCTCGGCCCTGGACTTCTGCCCGGAGCTTCTCGTGAATCACGGCGTTCTGTCCCGCCGCCGACCGTCAAGGTCGGAGCTTGACGACATCCGCTTCGGCTGGGAACTGGCCAAGGAAATGGGCCGGCTCGACGTGGGCCAGTCGGTCGCCGTCAAGGATTGTGCCGCCATTGCCGTCGAGGCGATCGAGGGAACCGACCGCTGCATCGAGCGTGCTGGTCAGCTTTGTCGATCGGGCGGTTGGAGCCTGGTGAAGGTTGCCAAACCCCAGCAAGATATGCGGTTCGATGTGCCGACCATCGGCATCAGCACGATTGAGAATCTGCACAAGGCCGGAGCCCGAGTCCTGGCGATCGAGGCGGGCAAGACCATCGTCATCGACCAGCCCGAGGTGATTGCCCTGGCCGATCGGCTCGGGATCGCCCTCGTCGCGCTCGATGGTGCCGAGGTGGAAGCCCCGGCGGCCTGA
- a CDS encoding cytidylate kinase-like family protein, whose translation MARWFSGQPSPDLITEPNGEPRPRFRVVCLSREAGAGGSALGRMVAERLGWTVYDARIVETIADRMERPIEEVEALDELSPSVVQDWLLPLREEHWAPLEAYLDHLAKLVLSIGHAGDAVIVGRGAGFMIPRHEVLSVRLVAPIKARARRLSERLGVTPRTARRLALDLDRRRRKFARTMFRVDDTDPHSYDLVIDTESVGLPIACELIARAIEAGQPPASPALSLPGPEDDRPA comes from the coding sequence ATGGCTCGATGGTTCTCGGGCCAGCCGTCGCCCGACCTCATCACCGAGCCAAACGGCGAACCACGCCCGCGATTCCGGGTCGTCTGCCTCTCACGAGAGGCCGGGGCCGGCGGCTCGGCGCTGGGCCGGATGGTCGCCGAACGCCTCGGCTGGACCGTCTACGACGCCCGGATTGTCGAAACGATCGCCGATCGGATGGAGCGGCCGATCGAGGAAGTCGAGGCGCTCGACGAACTCTCTCCCAGTGTCGTGCAAGACTGGCTCTTGCCCCTCCGCGAGGAACACTGGGCACCGCTGGAAGCCTACCTCGATCACTTGGCCAAGCTGGTTCTCTCGATCGGCCACGCCGGAGACGCGGTGATCGTCGGCCGGGGGGCCGGGTTCATGATCCCAAGGCACGAGGTTCTCTCGGTTCGCCTCGTCGCGCCGATCAAGGCACGAGCCCGCCGCCTTTCGGAACGGCTCGGCGTCACCCCTCGAACCGCCCGACGGCTGGCGCTCGACCTCGACCGCCGCCGTCGGAAATTCGCTCGGACGATGTTTCGGGTCGACGACACCGACCCCCACTCGTACGATCTGGTGATCGACACCGAGAGCGTCGGCCTTCCCATCGCCTGCGAGTTGATCGCTCGGGCCATCGAGGCAGGCCAGCCGCCGGCCTCCCCTGCCCTCTCGCTCCCTGGCCCCGAGGACGACCGCCCCGCCTGA
- a CDS encoding sulfatase-like hydrolase/transferase yields the protein MGRALGILTALVIGFGASVSTADDESRPNILLILVDDLGKEWIGCYGAEGIETPHIDALAAGGMRFEHAYSMPQCTPSRLTLLTGQYPFRHGWVNHWDVPRFGCGAHFDPEQNASIARLLRDAGYATAVAGKWQIDDFRVEPMAMFEAGFDSWCMWTGGEGGNPGSDERYWNPYIAAGDASGAAPSTTYRGAFGPEVFASSLIDFMRSHRKRPMFLYFPMALVHSPQVPTPSEPGAESAQERHAAMVRATDAIVGRLVQAVDDLGLRERTIIILTTDNGTARNISGRRLGREVRGAKAELSEAGTAMPFIVNGPGLVPEGVVTEALTDFTDLFPTLAEFAGAEVPGDQVVDGRSIAPLIRGEADDSPRNWILSLGRGPAVYRDGRVVPAQPYIDRVIRDQRFKLWIGRNREPTALYDLQADPGEERNLLNANDDPEALAARDRLLAIAATFPEHDAAPRYRPNPPQPWDRPPSHRRPPGNDPIVIPPRSGEP from the coding sequence ATGGGGCGAGCGCTCGGAATCCTTACGGCCCTGGTGATCGGCTTCGGAGCTTCGGTTTCGACGGCCGACGACGAGTCGAGACCGAACATCCTGCTGATCCTGGTCGATGACCTCGGCAAGGAGTGGATCGGCTGCTACGGCGCCGAGGGAATTGAAACCCCTCACATCGACGCCCTGGCCGCGGGTGGCATGCGGTTCGAACATGCATACTCCATGCCTCAGTGTACACCGAGCCGACTGACCCTCCTGACCGGCCAGTACCCCTTTCGCCACGGCTGGGTCAACCACTGGGATGTCCCTCGGTTCGGCTGCGGAGCGCATTTCGATCCTGAGCAAAACGCCTCGATCGCCCGGCTGCTGCGCGATGCCGGATACGCGACCGCCGTGGCCGGGAAGTGGCAGATTGACGACTTCCGCGTCGAGCCGATGGCGATGTTCGAGGCCGGGTTCGACTCCTGGTGCATGTGGACCGGTGGCGAAGGCGGGAACCCTGGGAGCGACGAACGCTACTGGAATCCTTACATCGCTGCCGGAGATGCTTCTGGGGCTGCCCCTTCCACAACCTATCGCGGCGCGTTCGGGCCGGAGGTGTTCGCCAGCTCGTTGATCGACTTCATGCGATCGCACCGCAAGCGGCCGATGTTCCTCTATTTCCCAATGGCCCTCGTCCATTCGCCCCAGGTGCCGACCCCCAGTGAACCAGGAGCCGAATCGGCCCAGGAACGCCACGCGGCGATGGTGCGGGCCACCGACGCCATCGTCGGTCGGTTGGTCCAGGCGGTTGATGACCTCGGGCTCCGCGAACGGACGATCATCATCTTGACGACGGACAACGGTACGGCCAGGAACATCTCGGGCCGCCGACTCGGCCGCGAGGTCCGCGGCGCGAAGGCCGAACTGTCTGAGGCCGGCACGGCCATGCCCTTCATCGTCAACGGGCCGGGTCTCGTGCCCGAAGGGGTCGTGACCGAGGCATTGACCGATTTCACCGACCTCTTTCCCACCCTCGCCGAGTTTGCCGGGGCCGAGGTGCCTGGGGATCAGGTGGTCGATGGCCGATCGATCGCCCCGCTGATTCGAGGCGAGGCCGACGACTCTCCCCGAAACTGGATTCTGTCCCTCGGCCGCGGTCCCGCCGTCTACCGAGATGGTCGGGTTGTCCCCGCGCAACCGTACATCGATCGGGTGATCCGCGATCAGCGGTTCAAGCTCTGGATCGGCCGCAACCGCGAGCCGACGGCCCTCTACGACTTGCAGGCCGACCCCGGGGAGGAACGCAACCTGCTCAATGCGAACGACGATCCCGAGGCCCTCGCCGCCCGAGATCGGCTCCTCGCCATCGCGGCCACCTTCCCGGAACACGACGCCGCTCCTCGCTACCGCCCCAATCCCCCTCAGCCCTGGGACCGCCCCCCTTCCCATCGACGCCCGCCAGGGAACGACCCCATCGTGATCCCCCCTCGTTCTGGAGAGCCCTGA